From a region of the Gordonia sp. PP30 genome:
- a CDS encoding crotonase/enoyl-CoA hydratase family protein translates to MSEPECLVEQRGHVLIVTMNRPEARNALSGDMMAIMEEAWDRVDDDPEIRVAILTGAGGYFCAGADLKAMNRSAPGDAFAKGGWDLTRLPALLKGRRLTKPLIAAVEGPAIAGGTEILQGTDIRVAGESARFGVSEARWGLFPLGGSAVRLVRQIPYTVACDVLLTGRHITAAEAKEYGLIGHVVPDGAALDKALAIADQIAANGPLAVQAILKTIRDSEGLHEEEAFKIDAELGAKVFQSADAKIGPRAFANKEKPVFTGE, encoded by the coding sequence ATGTCCGAGCCCGAGTGCCTCGTCGAGCAGCGCGGCCACGTCCTGATCGTGACCATGAACCGGCCGGAGGCACGAAACGCCCTGTCCGGGGACATGATGGCGATCATGGAGGAGGCGTGGGACCGGGTCGACGACGACCCCGAGATCCGCGTCGCGATCCTCACCGGAGCCGGCGGCTATTTCTGCGCCGGGGCCGACCTGAAGGCGATGAACCGCTCCGCCCCCGGCGATGCCTTCGCCAAGGGCGGCTGGGACCTCACGCGTCTGCCCGCCCTGCTGAAGGGGCGGCGGCTGACCAAACCGCTGATCGCCGCGGTCGAGGGCCCGGCCATCGCGGGCGGCACGGAGATTCTGCAAGGTACGGATATCCGCGTGGCCGGCGAGAGTGCGAGGTTCGGGGTGTCCGAGGCGAGGTGGGGTCTGTTCCCGCTCGGTGGCAGCGCGGTCCGCCTGGTCCGGCAGATCCCTTACACCGTCGCCTGCGACGTCCTCCTGACCGGCCGCCACATCACCGCGGCCGAGGCGAAGGAGTACGGGCTGATCGGGCATGTCGTGCCCGACGGCGCCGCGCTGGACAAGGCCCTGGCGATCGCCGACCAGATCGCCGCCAACGGCCCCCTCGCCGTCCAGGCCATCTTGAAGACGATCCGCGATTCGGAGGGCCTGCACGAGGAGGAGGCTTTCAAGATCGACGCCGAACTGGGCGCGAAGGTCTTCCAGTCCGCCGACGCGAAGATCGGCCCCCGGGCCTTCGCGAACAAGGAGAAGCCGGTCTTCACGGGCGAGTGA
- the rpsN gene encoding 30S ribosomal protein S14 produces MAKKSKIVADARRRETVARYAERRRELKKIIVDPARSVAERDAAQRELARQPRDASPVRLRNRDAVDGRPRGYLRKAGVSRIRFREMAHRGELPGISKASW; encoded by the coding sequence ATGGCCAAGAAATCGAAGATCGTCGCCGACGCGCGACGGCGCGAGACCGTCGCGCGCTACGCGGAACGACGCCGCGAACTGAAGAAGATCATCGTCGACCCGGCGCGCTCGGTCGCCGAGCGCGATGCGGCACAGCGAGAGCTGGCGCGGCAGCCGCGGGATGCCAGCCCGGTGCGGCTGCGCAATCGCGATGCCGTCGACGGCCGCCCGCGCGGCTACCTGCGAAAGGCGGGCGTCTCGCGAATCCGGTTCCGGGAGATGGCGCACCGCGGCGAACTGCCCGGCATCTCGAAAGCGAGCTGGTGA
- a CDS encoding ferredoxin: MRVTCDFDLCESNAVCVGMAPDVFELDDNDYLVILEDEVPPEREEELRQVVASCPRSALSLG; encoded by the coding sequence ATGCGCGTCACGTGCGATTTCGACCTGTGCGAGTCCAATGCCGTCTGCGTCGGCATGGCCCCGGACGTCTTCGAGCTCGACGACAATGACTACCTGGTGATTCTGGAGGACGAGGTGCCGCCGGAGCGCGAGGAGGAGTTGCGTCAGGTGGTGGCGAGCTGTCCGCGCTCGGCGCTGAGTCTGGGGTGA
- a CDS encoding GTP-binding protein: MPTASGKTPVTLVTGLNREATARIANTLAVSGTALISHDLRALPLGYVVRQTRNVIGDADLFAIEGVQLEHGCATCTLRHDLLPMLRTLHRTPGVERIVVVLDPAFEPEPVVDEIAHTLVESEDLPEGTAGDDVEVISCVTAVAADSWLNDATGDLTVCEAGISEVEDERTLAQIAIAQVRFGDVLVITGAPSPDHYEEARLSAALRRINPAAIQHPVAHGGAFGIADMLISLAAVRPESRRGRVSTIFDPLLDGCPPLDADCGIEIVVFEAARPFHPGRLHDALDVLLDGVICSRGRVWLTSSNDDVLWLESAGESLGIAKAGRWLAARDETELDDIAPQVRAMAALRWDARHGDRHSSIVAVTHRADAAEIERALTGALVTDDELARGSDYLAALESPFGDDHHDPCDPDRTPTPIDSEETTR; encoded by the coding sequence GTGCCCACCGCATCCGGCAAGACCCCGGTCACCCTGGTCACCGGCCTGAACCGCGAGGCCACCGCCCGCATCGCCAACACCCTCGCCGTCTCCGGCACCGCGCTCATCTCGCACGACCTGCGCGCCTTGCCCCTCGGCTACGTGGTCCGGCAGACCCGCAACGTGATCGGCGACGCCGACCTGTTCGCCATCGAGGGCGTCCAGCTGGAACACGGCTGCGCCACCTGCACCCTCCGGCACGACCTGCTGCCGATGCTGCGCACCCTGCACCGGACGCCCGGTGTCGAGCGGATCGTCGTCGTGCTCGACCCGGCGTTCGAACCCGAGCCGGTGGTCGACGAGATCGCGCACACGCTGGTCGAGTCCGAAGACCTTCCCGAGGGCACGGCCGGCGACGACGTCGAGGTGATCAGCTGCGTCACCGCGGTCGCCGCGGACAGCTGGCTGAACGACGCGACCGGCGACCTCACCGTCTGCGAGGCCGGGATCTCCGAGGTCGAGGACGAGCGCACCCTCGCCCAGATCGCGATCGCCCAGGTGCGGTTCGGCGACGTGCTGGTGATCACCGGAGCCCCGTCGCCCGATCACTACGAGGAGGCGCGGCTCTCCGCCGCGCTGCGCCGGATCAACCCCGCCGCGATCCAGCATCCGGTCGCCCACGGCGGCGCCTTCGGCATCGCGGACATGCTGATCTCGCTCGCCGCCGTCCGGCCGGAATCCCGGCGGGGCCGCGTCTCGACCATCTTCGACCCACTGCTCGACGGCTGCCCACCGCTCGACGCGGACTGCGGGATCGAGATCGTCGTCTTCGAGGCCGCCCGCCCGTTCCATCCCGGGCGCCTGCACGACGCTCTCGACGTGCTGCTCGACGGCGTGATCTGTTCCCGCGGCCGCGTCTGGCTCACGTCGAGCAACGACGACGTCCTCTGGCTGGAGAGCGCGGGCGAGTCCCTCGGCATCGCCAAGGCCGGCCGCTGGCTGGCGGCGCGGGACGAGACCGAGCTCGACGACATCGCGCCTCAGGTACGGGCGATGGCCGCCCTCCGGTGGGACGCCCGGCACGGCGATCGGCACTCGTCGATCGTCGCCGTGACCCACCGCGCCGACGCCGCCGAGATCGAGCGCGCGCTCACCGGTGCCCTCGTCACCGACGACGAGCTCGCCCGGGGCAGCGACTACCTCGCCGCCCTGGAATCACCCTTCGGCGACGACCACCACGACCCGTGCGATCCCGACCGCACCCCGACCCCCATCGACTCCGAGGAGACCACCCGATGA
- a CDS encoding LLM class flavin-dependent oxidoreductase, translating into MKLGLQLGYWGAGPIAGAPELIRAAEEAGFDAVFTAESWGSDAYTPLAWWGAATSTVRLGTAVAQLSARPAESLATAALTLDRLTGGRHIIGLGVSGPQVVEGWYGQSFARPLARTREYVRVVREVLAREGADIPIWLGAEGPRNVAQTAEIADGWLAIFFSPRMAPMFGEWLDEGFARPGARRGRDDFEIAATAQCVVTDDVPAALDRYRPSTALYVGGMGTKERNFHADLYRRMGYGAVVDDVTRLFLSGRKAEAIAAVPDEMVRETMLVGAAEEVRAQLADWSSAGVTTLMVTARDAGTIAELGALL; encoded by the coding sequence ATGAAACTGGGTCTGCAACTGGGCTATTGGGGCGCGGGACCGATCGCCGGTGCACCGGAGCTGATCCGTGCGGCCGAGGAGGCCGGTTTCGATGCGGTGTTCACCGCCGAGTCGTGGGGGAGCGACGCCTACACGCCGCTGGCGTGGTGGGGTGCGGCGACGTCGACCGTGCGGCTGGGCACCGCCGTCGCCCAGTTGTCGGCGCGACCGGCGGAGTCGTTGGCGACGGCCGCGCTGACCCTCGACCGGCTGACCGGCGGACGGCACATCATCGGCCTCGGCGTCTCCGGGCCGCAGGTGGTCGAGGGGTGGTACGGGCAGTCGTTCGCGCGGCCGTTGGCGCGGACTCGGGAGTACGTACGGGTCGTGCGCGAGGTGCTGGCCCGGGAGGGGGCGGACATCCCGATCTGGCTCGGGGCGGAGGGGCCGCGGAACGTCGCGCAGACCGCGGAGATCGCCGACGGCTGGCTCGCGATCTTCTTTTCGCCGCGGATGGCGCCGATGTTCGGCGAGTGGCTCGACGAGGGCTTTGCGCGGCCGGGGGCGCGCCGTGGGCGGGACGATTTCGAGATCGCGGCGACCGCGCAGTGCGTCGTCACCGACGATGTGCCCGCCGCCCTCGATCGCTATCGGCCGTCGACGGCGCTGTACGTGGGCGGCATGGGTACGAAGGAGCGCAACTTCCACGCCGATCTGTACCGGCGGATGGGGTACGGCGCCGTCGTCGACGACGTGACGCGGCTGTTCCTGTCCGGCCGCAAGGCGGAGGCCATCGCGGCGGTACCCGACGAGATGGTGCGCGAGACGATGCTGGTGGGCGCGGCCGAGGAGGTGCGAGCGCAGTTGGCGGACTGGTCGTCGGCGGGGGTGACGACTCTGATGGTCACCGCGCGCGACGCCGGCACGATCGCTGAACTGGGGGCTCTGCTGTGA
- a CDS encoding nitronate monooxygenase family protein gives MHTGLAERFGIDYPIFGFTPSQDVAAAISRAGGLGVLGCVRFNDPGELDEVLEWMHENTDGKPFGVDVVMPAKIPTEGSKTDLDSLIPPEHRAFVERTLDDLGVPPLPAGQDRVNTGVLGWLHSVARSHVDVAIEHTRKYGQIKLIANALGSPPDDVIAQAHDSGLAVAALAGTAEHALHHLDAGVDIVIAQGYEGGGHTGEVTSMVLWPEIVDAVGDRAPVLAAGGVGSGRQMAAAIALGAQGVWMGTAWLTAAEYRLGSTGDGPSTVQRALLKATSRDTVRRRIYSGKPARLLKTRWTDAWDAPGAPEPLPMPLQNLLVGEAHARISASDDAEVVAMPAGQIVGRCNEIVPVAQLIDGLIAEYESAVARLGATLS, from the coding sequence ATTCACACCGGCCTCGCCGAGCGCTTCGGCATCGACTATCCGATCTTCGGCTTCACACCGAGTCAGGACGTGGCGGCGGCGATCAGCCGGGCCGGCGGCCTCGGCGTCCTCGGCTGTGTCCGGTTCAACGACCCCGGCGAACTCGACGAGGTCCTCGAATGGATGCACGAGAACACCGACGGCAAGCCGTTCGGCGTCGACGTCGTGATGCCGGCGAAGATCCCGACCGAGGGCTCCAAGACCGACCTCGACTCGCTGATCCCGCCCGAGCACCGGGCCTTCGTGGAACGCACGCTCGACGACCTCGGGGTCCCGCCGCTGCCCGCCGGCCAGGACCGGGTCAACACCGGTGTCCTGGGCTGGCTGCACTCGGTGGCGCGGTCGCACGTCGACGTCGCGATCGAGCACACCCGCAAGTACGGGCAGATCAAGCTCATCGCGAACGCGCTCGGCTCGCCGCCGGACGACGTGATCGCGCAGGCGCACGACAGCGGGCTCGCCGTGGCGGCACTGGCCGGCACCGCCGAACACGCGCTGCATCACCTCGACGCGGGCGTCGACATCGTCATCGCCCAGGGCTACGAGGGCGGCGGGCACACCGGCGAGGTGACCTCCATGGTGCTGTGGCCGGAGATCGTCGACGCCGTCGGCGACCGCGCGCCGGTCCTCGCGGCCGGAGGTGTCGGCAGCGGCAGGCAGATGGCGGCCGCGATCGCGCTCGGCGCCCAGGGCGTCTGGATGGGCACCGCCTGGCTCACCGCCGCGGAGTACCGGCTCGGCAGCACCGGCGACGGCCCGTCGACCGTGCAGCGCGCCCTGCTCAAAGCCACCTCGCGCGACACGGTCCGCCGTCGTATCTACTCGGGGAAACCCGCGCGTCTGCTCAAGACCCGATGGACCGACGCGTGGGACGCGCCCGGGGCGCCCGAACCGCTCCCGATGCCGCTGCAGAATCTCCTGGTCGGCGAGGCGCACGCCCGGATCTCGGCCAGCGACGACGCCGAGGTGGTCGCGATGCCGGCCGGTCAGATCGTCGGCCGCTGCAACGAGATCGTGCCGGTGGCGCAGCTGATCGACGGCCTGATCGCCGAGTACGAATCGGCCGTCGCACGGCTCGGGGCGACGCTGAGCTGA
- the rpmG gene encoding 50S ribosomal protein L33: MAGKGTDVRPIVKLKSTAGTGYTYVTRKNRRNDPDRMTLRKYDPIVRKHVEFREER; the protein is encoded by the coding sequence ATGGCCGGCAAGGGCACCGATGTGCGGCCGATCGTGAAACTGAAATCGACCGCCGGAACCGGATACACGTACGTGACGCGCAAGAACCGGCGCAACGATCCGGACCGCATGACGCTGCGGAAATACGACCCGATCGTGCGCAAGCACGTCGAGTTCCGCGAAGAACGCTGA
- the rpmB gene encoding 50S ribosomal protein L28 — MSARCQVTGKVPGFGKQVSHSHRRTNRQWRPNLQRRHYWVPSEGRRVTLRVSTDGIKIIDRDGIDAVIARLRAAGEKV, encoded by the coding sequence ATGTCCGCTCGCTGCCAAGTGACCGGCAAGGTTCCCGGCTTCGGCAAGCAGGTCTCCCATTCGCACCGCCGCACCAACCGGCAGTGGCGGCCGAACCTGCAGCGCCGCCACTACTGGGTGCCCAGTGAGGGCCGCCGGGTGACCCTGCGGGTCTCGACCGACGGGATCAAGATCATCGACCGCGACGGAATCGACGCGGTGATCGCACGACTGCGCGCCGCGGGAGAGAAGGTCTGA
- the rpsR gene encoding 30S ribosomal protein S18, which produces MARRKPAGSKSAARKRPPKKADPALVFDYKDTASLRRFLSDKGRIRSRQVTGLSPQQQRQLATAVRNAREMALLPYGPS; this is translated from the coding sequence ATGGCGCGGCGCAAACCGGCGGGGAGCAAGTCGGCCGCGCGCAAGCGGCCCCCGAAGAAGGCCGATCCCGCGCTGGTCTTCGACTACAAGGACACCGCCTCGCTGCGGCGATTCCTCAGCGATAAGGGCCGCATCCGATCCCGGCAGGTCACCGGCCTGTCGCCGCAGCAGCAGCGGCAGCTGGCGACCGCGGTGCGCAACGCGCGGGAGATGGCGCTGCTGCCGTATGGGCCGTCGTAG
- a CDS encoding type B 50S ribosomal protein L31, translated as MKSGIHPAYAPVVFRDATTGTQFLTRSTATSETTIEWADGNVYPLITVEVSSDSHPFWTGNQRVMDTAGRVEKFHRKYGRRSV; from the coding sequence ATGAAATCCGGCATCCACCCCGCCTACGCCCCCGTCGTGTTCCGCGATGCGACCACGGGAACGCAGTTCCTCACCCGCTCCACCGCCACCTCCGAGACGACGATCGAGTGGGCGGACGGCAACGTCTATCCGCTGATCACCGTCGAGGTCAGCAGTGATTCGCACCCGTTCTGGACGGGCAATCAGCGCGTTATGGACACCGCTGGGCGAGTTGAGAAGTTCCACCGCAAGTACGGCCGGCGTTCTGTTTAA
- a CDS encoding acyl-CoA dehydrogenase, producing the protein MDFTPTEAAAELGALAGEIAAAISTPERVAELESAAAPIDARLWRELGGAGLLGDVSFGPQETTAVATALGRRLARVPFGPHAVAALPLVRAYGSASLTDELVAPAYTGSTVLSAAVEEDLARPAPEPRTRLTDGRLTGAKVNVPYAGAADALLVSATGDDGPVVAVVRTGAPGVTVTTAPATGLVPVYTVEFDGVVVSGAEVLTGGVATVTRLSDLLRLAVCAEQAGVLAAALDATAAYAREREQFGRPIGSFQAVAQRLADAYIDVQGLALTTAQAAWLLSPEADAGAAEITAATLTAKFWADDAGHRVAHTAVHVHGGVGLDTSYPAHRYFLRAKQNEFTLGTAPAVLDELGGLIGTGALE; encoded by the coding sequence ATGGACTTCACCCCCACCGAGGCCGCCGCCGAACTCGGCGCCCTGGCCGGCGAGATCGCCGCGGCGATCAGCACCCCCGAGCGCGTCGCGGAATTGGAGAGCGCCGCCGCCCCGATCGACGCGCGGCTGTGGCGCGAGCTGGGCGGCGCCGGCCTGCTGGGCGACGTGTCGTTCGGGCCGCAAGAGACCACCGCGGTCGCGACGGCCCTGGGCCGCCGTCTCGCGCGGGTCCCGTTCGGGCCGCACGCAGTGGCCGCGCTGCCGCTGGTGCGCGCGTACGGGTCGGCGTCACTGACCGACGAGCTGGTGGCACCCGCGTACACCGGATCGACGGTGCTGAGCGCCGCCGTCGAGGAGGATCTGGCCCGGCCCGCACCGGAACCGCGGACCCGCCTGACCGACGGCCGGCTCACCGGCGCGAAGGTCAACGTCCCCTACGCCGGGGCGGCGGATGCGCTGCTGGTCAGCGCCACCGGCGACGACGGTCCGGTGGTGGCGGTCGTGCGCACCGGCGCCCCCGGGGTCACGGTGACCACCGCCCCCGCCACCGGCCTGGTCCCCGTCTACACGGTCGAGTTCGACGGCGTCGTCGTGTCCGGCGCCGAGGTGCTGACCGGCGGAGTGGCGACGGTCACGCGGCTGTCCGACCTGCTCCGGCTGGCCGTGTGCGCCGAGCAGGCCGGCGTGCTGGCCGCGGCCCTCGACGCGACGGCGGCCTATGCCCGCGAACGCGAACAGTTCGGGCGGCCGATCGGGTCGTTCCAGGCCGTCGCCCAGCGTCTGGCCGACGCGTACATCGACGTGCAGGGACTCGCCCTGACCACGGCGCAGGCCGCGTGGCTGCTCTCCCCCGAGGCGGACGCCGGCGCCGCCGAGATCACCGCCGCGACCCTGACCGCCAAGTTCTGGGCCGACGACGCCGGACACCGGGTGGCCCACACCGCGGTGCACGTGCACGGCGGCGTCGGGCTGGACACCTCGTATCCGGCCCACCGCTACTTCCTGCGCGCCAAGCAGAACGAGTTCACCCTGGGCACCGCCCCCGCGGTCCTCGACGAACTGGGCGGTCTGATCGGCACCGGCGCACTCGAGTAG
- a CDS encoding nitroreductase/quinone reductase family protein produces MRKPDRLVAAGAWLLENGHRTLLALTGGRFPKTVAGMLPIELHTVGRKSGKPYSTLLTSPVQDADRIVVVASKGGHSDHPDWYKNAIATPDITVTVDGTTQAVRAHTATAAERAELWPRAVKVYRGYEGYQRNTDREIPLLILEPRPAD; encoded by the coding sequence ATGCGTAAGCCCGACCGACTCGTCGCCGCCGGTGCCTGGCTATTGGAGAACGGACACCGCACTCTCCTGGCCCTCACCGGCGGCCGCTTCCCGAAAACCGTCGCCGGAATGCTCCCGATCGAGTTGCACACGGTCGGCCGCAAGTCGGGCAAGCCGTACTCCACCCTGCTGACGTCGCCGGTACAGGACGCCGACCGGATCGTGGTCGTCGCCTCCAAGGGCGGGCACAGCGACCACCCCGACTGGTACAAGAACGCGATCGCGACGCCGGACATCACGGTGACGGTCGACGGCACGACCCAGGCGGTGCGCGCCCACACCGCCACCGCGGCCGAACGCGCCGAGCTGTGGCCCCGCGCCGTCAAGGTGTACCGCGGATACGAGGGCTATCAGCGCAACACCGACCGCGAGATCCCGCTGCTGATCCTGGAGCCGCGACCCGCGGACTGA
- a CDS encoding acyl-CoA dehydrogenase family protein, with protein MRIAYTPEQDELRRELRAYFAALMTPERRAALTGGDGELGAGDAYRDVVKQMGADGWLALGWPTEYGGADRSMMDQLIFTDEAAIAGAPVPFLTINSVAPTLMAYGTDEQRSFFLPRIAAGDLHFSIGYSEPGAGTDLAALRTSAVRDGDDYVINGQKMWTSLIPYADYVWLACRTDPDAAKHKGISMLIVPTTAEGFSYTPVHTMSGVDTSATYYSDVRVPTTALVGTEGGGWPLVTNQLNHERVALCSAAPIMTALRETVEFAEATSRLEIGWVRANLARVRAKVEFLKLINWKIASIAAQGGSPSPADASATKVFGTEFATEAYRLLMEVVGPAATLRAGSPGAHLAGRLERFARTSLILTFGGGTNEIQRDIIGMLALQLPPARR; from the coding sequence ATGCGCATCGCGTACACCCCCGAGCAGGACGAACTCCGCCGCGAATTGCGCGCCTATTTCGCCGCGCTGATGACGCCGGAACGTCGTGCGGCACTGACCGGCGGCGACGGCGAACTCGGCGCGGGCGATGCCTACCGCGACGTCGTGAAGCAGATGGGCGCCGACGGCTGGCTCGCCCTGGGCTGGCCCACCGAGTACGGCGGTGCCGACCGCTCGATGATGGATCAGCTGATCTTCACCGACGAGGCCGCGATCGCCGGTGCACCGGTCCCGTTCCTGACCATCAACTCGGTGGCGCCGACGCTCATGGCCTACGGTACCGACGAGCAGAGGTCGTTCTTCCTGCCCCGTATCGCGGCCGGTGACCTGCACTTCTCCATCGGCTACTCCGAACCGGGCGCCGGTACCGATCTGGCCGCGCTGCGCACCAGCGCGGTGCGCGACGGCGACGACTACGTGATCAACGGCCAGAAGATGTGGACCAGTCTCATCCCCTACGCCGACTACGTGTGGCTGGCCTGCCGGACCGATCCGGACGCGGCCAAGCACAAGGGCATCTCGATGCTGATCGTGCCGACCACCGCGGAGGGCTTCTCGTACACGCCGGTGCACACCATGTCCGGCGTCGACACCTCGGCGACCTACTACTCAGACGTGCGGGTGCCGACGACGGCGCTGGTGGGCACCGAGGGCGGCGGCTGGCCGCTGGTGACCAACCAGCTCAACCACGAGCGGGTCGCGCTGTGCAGCGCCGCACCCATCATGACCGCGCTGCGCGAGACCGTCGAGTTCGCCGAGGCCACCTCGCGGCTGGAGATCGGCTGGGTGCGCGCCAATCTGGCGCGGGTGCGGGCGAAGGTCGAGTTCCTGAAGCTGATCAACTGGAAGATCGCCTCGATCGCGGCGCAGGGCGGCTCGCCGTCGCCCGCGGATGCGTCGGCCACCAAGGTCTTCGGCACCGAGTTCGCCACCGAGGCGTACCGGCTGCTGATGGAGGTGGTGGGCCCGGCCGCGACACTGCGGGCCGGCAGCCCCGGCGCGCACCTGGCGGGCCGACTCGAACGGTTCGCGCGCACCTCGCTGATCCTGACCTTCGGCGGCGGCACCAACGAGATCCAGCGCGACATCATCGGGATGCTCGCGCTGCAACTGCCGCCCGCCCGGCGCTGA